In Gracilimonas sp., a single window of DNA contains:
- a CDS encoding Dabb family protein, whose product MIKHIVMWKLKDVAEGKTKAENAEIMKKMLEDLPSKIEELKSAEVGINILEGDSDAICDVVLTVSCESEKDLQVYAAHPDHQKAVSFIKKAVKERRVVDYIK is encoded by the coding sequence ATGATCAAACACATAGTAATGTGGAAGTTAAAGGATGTGGCGGAGGGTAAGACCAAGGCTGAAAATGCAGAAATCATGAAAAAGATGTTGGAAGATCTTCCGTCAAAGATAGAGGAATTGAAATCAGCAGAAGTTGGAATAAATATTTTAGAAGGGGATAGTGATGCGATCTGTGATGTGGTACTGACGGTAAGTTGTGAATCAGAAAAAGATTTGCAAGTTTATGCGGCTCATCCTGATCATCAGAAAGCAGTCTCGTTCATCAAGAAAGCAGTGAAAGAACGCCGGGTTGTGGATTATATTAAGTGA
- the folE gene encoding GTP cyclohydrolase I FolE: MKINPEILKKLDLDKITAEEIGEDHIGTAADTPLRDDAFDKTDEEKIEIIQEHFAEIMHALGLDLNDDSLKGTPHRVAKMYVKEIFEGLNPKNKPVARQFNNNYDYNGMLIEKNIQVTSFCEHHFLPFIGKAHVAYIPSGKKVIGLSKINRIVDYYSRRPQVQERLTLQIADELQEALETEDVAVFIDSKHLCVSTRGIKDISSTTITAEYRGAFKGEATQQKFIDYIKTNTEIQ; this comes from the coding sequence ATGAAAATAAACCCAGAAATATTAAAAAAATTGGATTTAGATAAAATCACTGCCGAAGAAATCGGCGAAGACCATATAGGTACAGCAGCAGATACTCCTTTGCGCGATGACGCTTTTGATAAAACAGATGAAGAAAAGATTGAAATCATCCAGGAGCATTTTGCCGAAATTATGCATGCATTAGGATTAGACCTGAACGATGACAGCCTGAAAGGAACCCCGCACCGGGTAGCTAAAATGTACGTAAAAGAAATTTTTGAGGGACTTAACCCTAAGAATAAACCTGTAGCTCGTCAGTTCAACAACAACTACGACTATAACGGCATGCTGATCGAAAAAAATATACAGGTAACTTCATTTTGTGAACACCATTTCCTGCCGTTTATTGGAAAGGCGCATGTAGCGTACATTCCGTCTGGGAAAAAAGTAATCGGCCTTTCCAAAATTAATCGAATCGTTGATTATTATTCTCGTCGCCCACAGGTACAAGAGCGTCTTACCCTCCAAATTGCAGACGAATTACAAGAAGCACTTGAAACTGAAGATGTTGCCGTTTTTATAGACAGCAAGCATTTATGTGTTTCCACCCGTGGAATTAAAGACATCAGCAGTACAACGATTACTGCGGAATACCGCGGAGCTTTTAAAGGTGAAGCTACCCAGCAAAAATTCATTGACTACATAAAAACCAACACCGAGATTCAATAA
- the hisI gene encoding phosphoribosyl-AMP cyclohydrolase, with the protein MSKIAFKQRLTVEQVEEGTDLAPKFQKDGLIPVVTTDYESGELLMHGYMNEEALKKTIEIGEAVYYSRSRETLWHKGATSGLVQTVKEMRIDDDQDCVWLRVEVQGNGASCHVGYRSCFYRSVPVKDEFEKKDGELNFEEDEKVFDPKEVYGDAPNPTKL; encoded by the coding sequence ATGTCTAAAATAGCATTCAAACAGAGACTCACCGTAGAACAAGTTGAAGAAGGAACCGACCTGGCTCCAAAATTTCAGAAAGACGGTCTCATTCCCGTTGTAACAACCGATTATGAATCCGGCGAACTTCTGATGCATGGCTACATGAATGAAGAAGCCTTAAAGAAAACCATCGAGATTGGAGAGGCCGTATATTATAGTCGCAGTCGCGAAACCTTATGGCATAAAGGCGCCACCAGCGGACTGGTTCAAACCGTAAAAGAAATGCGTATTGATGATGATCAGGATTGTGTATGGCTGCGGGTTGAAGTTCAGGGCAACGGTGCAAGCTGCCACGTAGGCTATCGCTCCTGCTTCTATCGCAGCGTGCCTGTGAAAGATGAATTTGAGAAAAAAGACGGTGAATTAAATTTCGAAGAAGACGAAAAAGTCTTTGATCCCAAAGAGGTTTATGGGGATGCACCAAATCCTACCAAGTTGTGA
- a CDS encoding ATP-binding cassette domain-containing protein, translating into MAIIEVKNVFKAFGKTKAVNDVSFEVEKGRIFGLLGPNGAGKTTTIRMINYIITPDSGNISINGVEASPETQKMIGYMPEERGLYKKMKVFDQLMYLTQLKGINPGEARKAIEYWLERFGASDWKKKKVGELSKGMSQKIQFIATIAHDPDIYIFDEPFSGLDPINSETLKEIIIELRDKGKTILFSTHRMEQVEQMCDDICLFNQGEAVLTGKLREIKSSFGENTINLEFEGDGSFLDELEDVRINNRSTNFAEIRVLNGQNMQNILRLAMDHAEIHRFERIEPSLTEIFISTVGEDNIKKAEIQ; encoded by the coding sequence ATGGCAATAATTGAAGTGAAAAACGTCTTCAAGGCTTTCGGTAAAACCAAGGCTGTAAATGACGTCAGTTTCGAGGTAGAAAAAGGGCGAATTTTTGGGTTACTGGGTCCAAATGGGGCCGGTAAAACTACCACCATTCGGATGATTAATTACATCATCACTCCGGATAGCGGTAACATTAGCATTAACGGGGTTGAAGCAAGCCCAGAGACCCAGAAAATGATTGGCTACATGCCCGAAGAACGCGGCTTGTATAAAAAGATGAAAGTTTTTGACCAGCTCATGTATCTCACCCAGCTAAAAGGAATAAATCCGGGTGAGGCCAGGAAAGCAATCGAATACTGGCTGGAGCGGTTCGGGGCATCGGACTGGAAAAAGAAAAAAGTCGGAGAACTTTCCAAAGGGATGTCCCAGAAAATTCAATTCATTGCCACCATAGCACATGATCCGGATATTTATATTTTTGATGAACCATTCAGCGGACTCGATCCCATCAACAGTGAGACCTTAAAAGAAATCATCATTGAGCTCCGTGATAAAGGCAAAACTATTTTATTCTCTACCCACCGCATGGAACAAGTAGAGCAAATGTGTGATGATATCTGTCTGTTTAATCAGGGAGAGGCCGTACTGACCGGTAAACTGAGGGAGATTAAATCTTCCTTCGGCGAAAATACCATTAACCTGGAATTTGAGGGCGACGGCTCTTTTCTCGACGAACTGGAAGACGTTCGAATTAATAATCGCTCCACAAATTTTGCAGAAATCCGTGTACTGAACGGCCAAAATATGCAGAACATATTGAGACTGGCCATGGACCATGCCGAGATTCATAGGTTCGAACGTATTGAACCTTCATTAACCGAAATTTTTATCTCCACCGTTGGGGAAGACAATATTAAAAAAGCAGAGATCCAATAA
- a CDS encoding Smr/MutS family protein, with product MSEMEPMEIPIDGVLDLHLFNPKELGDLIPDYIEACLEKDITSIRIIHGKGKGVLRRTVHSLLEKNPYVESYSLASDRSGWGATVAELKKV from the coding sequence ATGTCTGAGATGGAACCGATGGAAATACCAATTGATGGGGTTTTAGACCTTCACCTTTTTAATCCTAAGGAATTAGGCGATTTGATTCCGGATTATATAGAAGCTTGTCTTGAAAAAGACATCACATCCATTCGGATTATTCATGGAAAGGGAAAGGGAGTGCTTCGCCGAACGGTTCACAGTTTGCTTGAGAAAAATCCTTATGTAGAGTCTTACAGTCTGGCCAGTGACAGAAGTGGGTGGGGAGCAACCGTGGCAGAGCTTAAGAAAGTTTAG
- a CDS encoding YceI family protein: MKNILPKILIPALCVMPMLSHAQNDTVRLSNESKLSIKGKSNVNEFRCQAEHDLQQDSLNYSYQVEADTVTVNGVLLALEIDQFDCGKRAINRDFRSTLKYKEYPFIEIILNELVLDEATGIVPQEAKVTIRIAGVERKYTVPLNTFSSSEEDFTVGGNKVLYMTDFGLTPPSPMLGLIKVEDELDIEFDLVIRRQP, translated from the coding sequence ATGAAAAATATCCTGCCAAAAATTTTAATACCTGCTTTGTGTGTCATGCCCATGCTTTCGCATGCTCAAAACGACACAGTCCGGCTTAGCAACGAAAGCAAGTTAAGCATTAAAGGAAAATCAAATGTAAATGAATTTCGATGTCAGGCAGAACACGATCTTCAGCAGGATTCTTTAAATTATTCCTATCAGGTAGAAGCAGATACAGTAACCGTTAACGGGGTTTTACTGGCTCTTGAAATCGATCAGTTTGACTGTGGGAAAAGAGCCATTAACCGAGATTTCCGAAGTACGCTCAAATATAAGGAATATCCGTTTATCGAAATCATACTTAATGAGCTGGTATTAGATGAGGCCACCGGTATTGTTCCTCAGGAAGCCAAAGTCACCATCAGAATTGCCGGGGTTGAAAGAAAATACACTGTACCCTTAAATACGTTTTCAAGCAGTGAAGAAGATTTTACCGTAGGCGGTAACAAAGTGCTCTACATGACCGATTTTGGCCTGACTCCCCCTTCCCCTATGCTGGGCCTCATAAAAGTAGAAGATGAACTGGATATTGAATTCGATCTGGTTATTCGGCGGCAGCCCTGA
- a CDS encoding acyltransferase: MDYFAHETAVIDHGANIGKGTKIWHFTHVMPESEIGENCNLGQNVVISPKVKLGRNVKVQNNVSVYTGVICEDDVFLGPSMVFTNIVNPRSAVVRRDEYVQTLVRKGATIGANATIICGNELGKYCLIGAGSVVTKPVPSYALMVGNPARQIGWVSEYGHRLDFDQNGKAICPESKEEYKLNNQKVSKLS, encoded by the coding sequence ATGGATTATTTTGCACACGAAACCGCCGTTATTGACCACGGAGCAAACATTGGGAAGGGAACCAAAATCTGGCATTTCACCCATGTGATGCCTGAATCAGAAATTGGAGAAAATTGTAACCTTGGCCAAAATGTAGTGATTTCTCCAAAAGTAAAACTGGGGCGTAATGTGAAAGTGCAGAACAACGTATCTGTTTACACAGGCGTTATTTGTGAAGATGATGTTTTTTTAGGTCCATCCATGGTGTTCACAAATATAGTTAATCCAAGAAGTGCTGTTGTTCGTCGGGATGAATATGTACAAACACTTGTTCGGAAAGGTGCAACAATCGGGGCCAACGCCACTATCATCTGCGGAAATGAATTAGGCAAATACTGCCTGATTGGAGCCGGATCTGTAGTCACAAAACCCGTTCCCTCCTATGCACTTATGGTTGGTAATCCTGCCAGGCAAATTGGCTGGGTAAGTGAATACGGGCATAGATTAGACTTTGATCAAAATGGAAAAGCTATTTGTCCGGAATCAAAGGAAGAATACAAACTCAACAACCAGAAAGTATCTAAACTTTCTTAA
- the hisN gene encoding histidinol-phosphatase — MIKELLDAAIEIAKIGGDHTLKYFKQDDVEVISKADDSPVTIADRETEQIIRKEILKRYPEHGIIGEEYGKTNEGSNTQWVLDPIDGTKSFIHGIPFYTTLIGILIDNEPQIGIIYAPALEELCAAAIGYGATLNGKPCKVRDIHKLEEATFLVTEIDRFRQLGQQELFQELLSRTKIHRTWGDAYGHMMVASGRADLMYDPELNIWDAAALLPVIQEAGGVFSDMKGRKTIHSGNGYSTTKKLFPKVKEIFDAHTK; from the coding sequence ATGATAAAAGAATTATTAGATGCAGCAATTGAAATTGCTAAAATTGGCGGAGACCATACCCTTAAATATTTTAAACAGGATGATGTTGAAGTAATATCAAAAGCAGACGACTCTCCTGTTACAATAGCTGATCGCGAAACCGAACAGATCATTCGCAAGGAAATACTCAAAAGATATCCTGAACACGGGATTATTGGCGAAGAATATGGAAAAACCAATGAAGGCAGTAATACTCAGTGGGTACTTGATCCAATCGATGGAACAAAATCTTTTATCCATGGCATCCCATTTTACACCACTTTGATTGGTATATTAATTGACAATGAGCCGCAAATAGGAATAATATATGCTCCGGCCCTGGAGGAATTGTGTGCAGCGGCTATTGGTTACGGTGCCACATTAAACGGAAAGCCGTGCAAGGTTAGGGATATACATAAGCTGGAAGAAGCCACTTTTTTAGTTACTGAAATTGATCGGTTCCGTCAGCTTGGGCAACAGGAACTATTTCAGGAATTGTTGAGCCGGACAAAAATTCATCGGACCTGGGGCGATGCTTACGGACATATGATGGTGGCCTCCGGTCGTGCCGACCTGATGTATGATCCCGAACTGAATATTTGGGATGCGGCCGCGTTATTACCTGTGATTCAGGAAGCGGGCGGAGTATTTAGCGATATGAAAGGCCGTAAAACCATCCATTCCGGAAATGGATATTCAACCACTAAAAAACTGTTTCCGAAAGTAAAAGAAATATTTGACGCACATACCAAATAA
- a CDS encoding ice-binding family protein: MKSINTFFKYSTFTALFLAVFMVGCDNQNTGDNGDPDIDAPTVLATSPANNDADVARNIAVTITFSEAMDPATINATTFTLKQGTTTIPGTVTYSGTTATYTATNIFASADVYTANITTGAKSAQNVALTANTEWKFTTAGSNEPIAIVDLGTAGDYVILAKTAINNNPTSAITGDLGLSPAATSYITGFALTANTGYATSDQVTGQIFAADMADPTPSNLTTAVENMITAYNDAAGRPNPDFFELYDGNIGGKTLTSGLYKWTNTVLIPSDITISGSAEDVWIFQIAENLTLSSAVNITLSGGALAENIFWQVAGEVTIGTTTHFEGVILSMTGITLNSGATLNGRMLAQTAVVLDGNTVVQQ; the protein is encoded by the coding sequence ATGAAATCAATAAATACTTTTTTTAAATATTCTACTTTTACAGCCCTTTTTCTGGCTGTTTTTATGGTAGGGTGTGACAATCAAAATACCGGCGACAACGGAGACCCTGATATCGATGCTCCAACGGTTCTGGCTACCAGCCCTGCAAATAACGATGCAGATGTAGCGCGCAATATAGCAGTTACCATCACTTTCAGTGAAGCCATGGATCCTGCAACTATTAATGCTACTACGTTTACCCTAAAACAAGGGACTACAACAATTCCGGGCACCGTAACTTATAGCGGAACCACAGCAACATATACTGCCACAAATATTTTTGCATCTGCTGATGTTTATACTGCAAATATCACAACCGGGGCAAAAAGCGCTCAGAACGTTGCTCTTACTGCAAATACTGAATGGAAGTTTACAACTGCGGGTTCAAATGAACCTATAGCAATTGTAGATCTTGGAACTGCAGGCGACTATGTTATTCTTGCCAAAACAGCAATCAATAACAACCCGACTTCTGCAATAACCGGAGATCTGGGTTTAAGTCCCGCAGCAACTTCTTACATCACAGGTTTTGCATTAACCGCTAATACTGGATATGCAACATCAGATCAGGTAACCGGACAGATTTTTGCAGCCGACATGGCCGATCCTACACCTTCTAATCTGACCACAGCTGTAGAGAACATGATCACAGCCTATAACGATGCCGCAGGCCGTCCAAACCCTGATTTCTTTGAGTTATATGACGGAAACATCGGTGGTAAAACACTTACTTCTGGCCTTTACAAATGGACTAATACTGTACTCATACCCTCAGATATTACCATCTCCGGTAGTGCTGAAGACGTATGGATTTTCCAGATAGCTGAAAACCTGACTTTAAGCTCAGCCGTAAATATTACCCTAAGTGGTGGTGCATTAGCCGAAAACATTTTTTGGCAGGTAGCCGGTGAAGTAACGATTGGAACAACCACTCATTTTGAAGGTGTTATCCTTTCAATGACAGGTATCACTTTAAACAGTGGTGCTACTCTGAATGGCCGTATGCTGGCTCAAACAGCCGTAGTATTGGATGGCAATACCGTAGTTCAACAATAA
- a CDS encoding ABC transporter permease, producing MSLHKIWLVLKREYLTRVKSKSFIIITALTPLAFVTFMGIVVYISISESEVEKQIGILDETNVLVERLVELNEARYFDVGNGPVDTLRARVLDGGLDGFIVLTDSVITHAKSPTLVHDGSGGLSFLSAVRSDLRDAVREERLSRENVSAEIRDIFETRTGLEAVKLTEEGESEDNTVFASAIGFILGLLVFFGIFFYGALLMRSVIEEKTNRVLEVIASSVKPLELMYGKLLGVLSMALTQFGIWILFYVGLSIAAAPVAGMIIEAQMSNLPESTTEAAASFDASILENMIIEPSIFIYFILFFFLGFMIYSALFAAIGAAVENEQDSQQFMPIVGLPIFVAYFLNTKVMQSPDSSLSTFISIFPLTSPINMISRIASTSVPGWQIFLSILLMVATFFGIMWLAAKIYRVGILMYGKKATFKDLAKWIKQS from the coding sequence ATGAGTTTACATAAAATCTGGTTGGTACTGAAACGGGAATATCTTACCCGGGTAAAAAGTAAATCATTCATCATCATCACCGCACTCACCCCTTTAGCTTTTGTAACCTTTATGGGCATTGTTGTTTATATCAGCATTTCAGAATCAGAAGTCGAAAAACAAATCGGTATACTTGACGAAACGAATGTACTGGTTGAGCGTTTAGTTGAGCTTAATGAAGCCAGGTATTTTGATGTAGGCAATGGACCTGTTGATACGCTCCGTGCCCGGGTTTTGGATGGCGGATTGGACGGCTTTATTGTGCTGACAGATTCGGTTATTACGCATGCAAAAAGCCCGACCCTGGTTCATGATGGCAGCGGTGGCTTGTCTTTCTTATCGGCTGTTCGATCTGATTTAAGAGATGCAGTTCGCGAAGAACGGCTTTCCCGGGAAAACGTATCAGCTGAAATTCGGGATATATTTGAAACCCGAACCGGACTTGAAGCTGTGAAACTGACAGAAGAAGGTGAATCAGAAGATAACACTGTGTTTGCCTCCGCCATTGGATTCATTCTCGGATTGTTGGTCTTTTTCGGAATTTTCTTTTATGGAGCTTTGCTTATGCGCAGCGTAATTGAAGAAAAAACCAACCGGGTGTTGGAAGTTATTGCCTCCTCAGTGAAACCCCTTGAACTTATGTATGGAAAGTTACTTGGGGTATTATCCATGGCACTGACCCAATTTGGGATATGGATCTTGTTCTATGTTGGCCTTTCTATTGCCGCCGCTCCCGTTGCGGGAATGATCATAGAAGCACAAATGAGCAATCTTCCCGAAAGCACAACCGAAGCCGCTGCTTCTTTCGATGCTTCAATACTCGAAAATATGATAATTGAACCCTCTATTTTCATTTATTTCATACTATTTTTCTTTCTGGGATTCATGATATACAGTGCCTTGTTTGCGGCCATCGGAGCTGCCGTTGAAAATGAACAAGATTCCCAGCAATTTATGCCCATTGTAGGGTTGCCGATTTTTGTTGCTTATTTTCTGAATACTAAAGTAATGCAGTCTCCGGATTCCAGCCTTTCAACTTTCATCTCCATTTTCCCCCTCACCTCTCCCATCAACATGATTTCGAGAATTGCTTCTACCTCCGTTCCGGGCTGGCAAATCTTCCTTTCGATCTTGCTGATGGTGGCCACATTCTTTGGCATTATGTGGTTGGCCGCAAAAATCTATCGTGTGGGTATCTTGATGTATGGCAAAAAGGCCACTTTTAAAGATCTTGCCAAATGGATTAAGCAAAGTTAG
- the yidD gene encoding membrane protein insertion efficiency factor YidD, with product MRWIKVIFSKLIIGLVKFYQAAISPWLGKSCRYTPTCSQYMIEAVNEWGPLKGFWLGIKRIGSCHPWGGEGYDPVPRRTLNTEHSISNDEQETSSDELIHVPRDIE from the coding sequence ATGAGATGGATAAAAGTCATATTCAGCAAACTCATCATTGGCTTAGTAAAGTTTTACCAAGCTGCCATATCTCCATGGCTGGGTAAAAGTTGCCGATACACCCCTACCTGCTCACAATATATGATTGAAGCCGTGAACGAATGGGGACCATTAAAAGGCTTTTGGCTGGGCATCAAAAGGATCGGAAGTTGCCATCCATGGGGTGGTGAGGGTTACGACCCGGTACCAAGGAGAACATTGAACACGGAACATTCAATATCAAATGATGAACAGGAGACTTCTTCTGACGAATTGATACACGTTCCAAGAGATATTGAATAA
- a CDS encoding nuclear transport factor 2 family protein, with translation MRTIVLSSIFLIIPMLVFSQPGNDEQLLRNLLDEFMEGASYNDPEVHNRFWAEDLIYTSSSGSRTTKADIMGGMSEAADRSEEPGTRYHAEEVQVKLYGRTAVVAFKLVAVSTESDDNNTMEYYNTGTFIKQKGEWRAVAWQATKIPE, from the coding sequence ATGAGAACGATTGTCCTTTCTTCTATTTTCTTAATTATTCCAATGCTTGTTTTTTCTCAACCCGGAAATGATGAACAATTGTTGAGAAATTTGCTTGACGAGTTTATGGAAGGGGCTTCTTATAACGATCCTGAAGTACATAACCGGTTTTGGGCGGAAGATCTGATTTACACCAGCTCTAGCGGCAGTCGAACCACCAAGGCAGATATTATGGGTGGAATGAGTGAGGCGGCAGATCGAAGTGAAGAACCCGGTACCAGATATCACGCAGAGGAGGTTCAGGTAAAACTATATGGAAGAACGGCAGTAGTGGCGTTTAAATTAGTAGCTGTAAGCACTGAATCGGACGATAATAATACAATGGAATATTATAATACGGGAACTTTTATCAAGCAAAAAGGAGAGTGGCGGGCGGTTGCGTGGCAAGCCACCAAGATTCCCGAATAG
- a CDS encoding YceI family protein, producing the protein MYRILITLILSLSTMVLYAQNYSTVADESQVIINGTSNVHDWESKAEQFSGTATIEIEEDSLISISELEFNVVVDGIKSGKGGMDSKTYDALNKKKYPNIVFVLSEVTDIQANTLMANGKLTISGVTNTIQMEVEYEVLPDGAISFKGTQPIKMTDYNVDPPKAMFGAIKAGEDVKVTFDAKFAQ; encoded by the coding sequence ATGTATAGAATTTTAATCACACTAATCTTGTCACTAAGTACAATGGTGCTTTATGCTCAAAATTACAGCACCGTAGCAGACGAAAGCCAGGTTATAATAAACGGTACATCTAATGTTCATGACTGGGAATCAAAAGCTGAACAATTCTCAGGAACAGCAACCATCGAAATCGAAGAAGATTCGTTGATTTCCATTTCAGAATTGGAATTCAATGTAGTAGTAGATGGCATTAAAAGCGGTAAAGGAGGCATGGATAGCAAAACTTATGATGCTTTGAATAAGAAAAAGTATCCAAATATCGTATTTGTGCTTTCCGAAGTAACCGACATTCAAGCAAATACTCTTATGGCTAATGGTAAACTTACCATTTCGGGAGTAACTAACACCATCCAGATGGAAGTGGAATATGAAGTTTTGCCAGATGGCGCCATTTCCTTCAAAGGAACTCAACCTATTAAGATGACGGATTATAACGTCGATCCCCCTAAAGCTATGTTCGGAGCCATTAAAGCCGGCGAAGACGTAAAAGTGACTTTCGACGCCAAATTCGCTCAATAA
- the cysS gene encoding cysteine--tRNA ligase: MADKNNQLHVYNTLSRKKEPFEPLNPPHVGMYVCGPTVYGDAHLGHAKSYVSFDVILRYLRYLDYKVRYVQNITDVGHLVDDAEEGEDKLSKQARIEKVQPMEIAEKYTYTYFRDMDALNVLRPDIAPRASGHIPEQIAMVKKLIENGHAYEVNGNVYFDVSSDPEYGKLSGRKTEDAESGTRVKTASDKQNPEDFALWKKASAEHIMKWDSPWGVGYPGWHIECSAMSTKYLGESFDIHGGGLENQFPHHECEIAQAECAHDKQFVKYWLHNNMVTLEGQKMGKSLGNAINLHEFFTGDHKLLTRAWPPEIIRFFLLQSHYRSTTDFSEEALGGAESGLKNLHSMINTIENAKAGSGNTFDLKGLKSEVEAVMNDDFNSAQAIAILFDKLKEIRKQINDKNAPENLDEIKSFLHDFVDGVLGIWPRETAGGKEELTKGLIELLIEIRKEARTSKNFELSDKIRDDLKDLGVQLMDGKEGTSFEIE, encoded by the coding sequence GTGGCTGATAAAAATAATCAACTTCACGTTTATAATACCCTATCCCGTAAAAAAGAACCCTTTGAGCCGCTTAATCCGCCGCATGTAGGGATGTATGTTTGCGGGCCTACTGTCTATGGAGATGCTCATCTCGGTCATGCCAAAAGCTATGTTTCCTTTGATGTAATCCTACGTTATTTGCGCTACCTTGATTATAAAGTCCGCTATGTTCAAAACATCACTGATGTAGGGCATTTGGTAGATGATGCAGAAGAAGGGGAAGATAAACTTAGCAAACAGGCTCGTATTGAAAAAGTACAGCCCATGGAAATAGCTGAAAAATATACCTATACCTATTTTCGTGACATGGACGCTCTGAATGTGCTTCGCCCGGATATAGCTCCCCGCGCTTCAGGACATATACCTGAACAAATTGCAATGGTCAAAAAATTGATCGAAAATGGCCATGCCTACGAAGTAAATGGCAATGTGTATTTTGATGTCTCTTCAGACCCTGAATATGGAAAGCTAAGCGGACGTAAAACCGAGGATGCTGAATCCGGAACGAGAGTTAAAACGGCCTCTGACAAACAAAATCCGGAAGATTTCGCCCTGTGGAAAAAAGCATCTGCAGAACACATTATGAAATGGGATTCGCCGTGGGGTGTCGGTTATCCCGGCTGGCATATTGAATGTTCAGCTATGAGTACCAAGTATTTGGGTGAAAGCTTTGATATTCACGGCGGTGGCTTGGAAAACCAGTTTCCTCACCACGAATGTGAGATTGCCCAGGCCGAATGTGCCCATGACAAGCAATTTGTGAAGTACTGGCTGCATAACAATATGGTGACGCTGGAAGGGCAGAAAATGGGAAAATCGCTCGGTAATGCGATCAACCTTCATGAGTTTTTTACCGGTGATCACAAGCTTCTGACACGGGCATGGCCTCCGGAAATAATCCGGTTTTTCTTACTTCAAAGTCATTACCGAAGTACCACCGATTTTTCCGAAGAAGCACTTGGAGGAGCAGAATCCGGTTTAAAAAACCTGCACTCCATGATAAATACTATTGAGAATGCGAAAGCCGGTTCCGGTAATACTTTTGATCTGAAAGGACTTAAAAGTGAAGTCGAAGCGGTCATGAATGATGATTTCAATTCAGCTCAGGCTATTGCCATATTATTTGACAAGCTGAAGGAAATCCGCAAACAGATCAACGACAAAAATGCCCCGGAAAACCTGGATGAGATTAAGTCTTTTTTGCATGATTTTGTAGATGGTGTGCTGGGAATTTGGCCCCGAGAAACAGCCGGTGGCAAGGAAGAACTCACAAAAGGATTGATTGAACTTTTGATTGAAATCAGAAAAGAAGCCCGCACCAGTAAAAATTTTGAACTTTCGGATAAAATCCGGGACGATCTTAAGGATTTGGGCGTTCAGCTCATGGATGGAAAAGAAGGTACCTCCTTCGAGATTGAGTAA
- a CDS encoding AraC family transcriptional regulator, with translation MKLYIKYMVSLRCKMLVKEELEKIGLRYVNVELGTIEILEDITAEQREQLKINLLKSGLELMDDKKQILIDKIKTVIIEMIHYLEDEPLENYSDYISKKVGKDYNYLSDIFSEVKGVTIQQFIIMHKIEKAKELILYDELNITEIAHKLHYSSVAHLSNQFKKITGLTPSFFKKLKKKRLGNLEDI, from the coding sequence ATGAAATTATATATCAAATATATGGTGAGTCTACGGTGTAAAATGCTGGTCAAAGAAGAGCTTGAGAAAATTGGCTTGCGTTATGTGAATGTGGAATTGGGTACCATAGAGATTCTCGAGGACATCACGGCTGAACAACGGGAACAATTAAAAATTAACCTGCTTAAGTCCGGATTAGAACTTATGGACGATAAAAAGCAGATTCTGATCGATAAAATTAAAACCGTGATCATAGAGATGATACACTATTTGGAAGATGAACCTTTAGAAAATTACTCGGATTACATTAGCAAAAAAGTGGGGAAAGACTATAATTATTTATCGGATATCTTCTCAGAAGTAAAGGGAGTAACCATTCAGCAGTTCATCATCATGCATAAGATTGAAAAAGCTAAAGAATTGATCCTCTATGATGAGTTAAATATTACTGAAATAGCACATAAATTACACTACAGCAGCGTGGCACATCTTTCCAATCAATTCAAAAAAATCACCGGGCTCACTCCTTCTTTCTTCAAAAAACTGAAAAAGAAGCGCTTAGGTAACCTGGAAGATATTTAA